The proteins below are encoded in one region of bacterium:
- a CDS encoding PEP-CTERM sorting domain-containing protein gives MGSGTGSFSLVTTTTPPVPEPGTVLFLAAGLVAAGVLRRSLG, from the coding sequence ATTGGTTCCGGTACGGGGTCTTTCTCTCTGGTCACCACCACGACCCCTCCGGTTCCAGAGCCCGGCACGGTTCTGTTCTTGGCTGCCGGCCTGGTAGCGGCTGGCGTGCTCCGACGATCACTCGGCTGA